Within Wyeomyia smithii strain HCP4-BCI-WySm-NY-G18 chromosome 2, ASM2978416v1, whole genome shotgun sequence, the genomic segment gagtcccgtaataggattttgttcacttgaagtgactcccgtaataagcaccaataataggtgtggAAGCTAGGGGTTATACTGGGTCGGATCTAGCACATCCAACCCTACACCCTGAAAAAAAAGTAGAAGAACACACTggtattgtcaagctgatgaaacacggcagattATACTGAGCTGGTCAAGACCGGATTTTAtggaggcgtattctggatCCGGCATAGGATCTCTACGATCGATTATGGCGATAGAAGTAAAGTATCCACATTAAAACCGGAAAGCACGACTCTTACCAGGATACCATTTGGAGAATCCATATGCGAAGAGGTTATCCTCCACGAAACGCACTCGAAAATTGTACAACAAGAATTTGATGAAGTACAGAAAATGCATGCTGATGAATGACAAAATGTACGTGAAGCTGAATTTCAGACAGCTGAAATTCTACATGATTACTGCCAAAGGGGATGTCCCAGCAAATTTATGTTCGTTTTTTAACTAATAATGTCGCGATTTTTTTAGGGTTTTTAAACTGAGGACAGAAAACCAAAGTTCTCGTCACAAACGAGACAATGgactcaaaaatgttaaaagtgaCCGAGGAATGTCTCTTTTCGTTTATTCAGGATTCAGGAGGTCGATTACATTCCTCAATCTTCCCTATTAGCCTCAATTCCGCTCAATCGAAAAATATTGGGAGGTTGACCAACAGAATATAGTCCAAACTTTGATAGAGGCTATCCTTTACTTTGTACCATCAACAAATTCCGCGCTGCAACTGGTTTTATACTTCCAGATTCTAAATTCATTTGTGAAATTTTAATTACTTATTCCTCATTCAGCACATATCGAACAGACGTTGCTCGCGCCGTTCTCCCCTACCACATTGCATTCAACTTCGGTCGgaactagtcagcctatacaccagagagacgccgagacactcaccgttaaggcaactgtcaacatcaaaacgggcgagttgtatcattttgcattgccgttatccgttttgatgttgacagttgccttaacggtgagtgtcttgtcatttctctaatgtataggttcgctagtcgGAACCGAGCATGCAAGAACAACACTCATTCGGTTTTTCAAACGTCACGCTCTCTCTTGTCTGAGCGAGGTAAACTCTCTCGCGGCGACCGCACTGCTGATGGAACTGTCAAAAACGGGTGTTTACGACAGTTCATAACTGCACATTTTCGGATAAACGTCCGGACAGGTAACTGTACTGTGTGTGATCAAAGGTTAGCGGACTGACTGGCTGGCGCTATACATTCTTGTTTCGATGCTAGTGGCGATTGAAACTAACGAAACTAGTAACTGGTTGTGTATGTTAGACGAGAAAAAGAAGCTCATCAATGTTGTGTGTGAAAGTTTTACCGAATATTTGCATGGGAAAGTTTATTTAGAAACCGAtttttttattggaaaatattgatttCTTTGTGTGTGTACGGCAGTGGTAAATGCACATGTTTTGGATTGCTTGCTGCAATTAAACGCGTGCAGTTCTAAATGTCAGCTGCGAAGTGTATGTGAAAGAGGAATATAACAGTGCAGGTTTTTTCCCGCATTAGCATAAGTGAACTAATTAAAGGGACGAAGTGCAAGTCGCTATTTTGTGTCGATGTCTACAAATTTCCTCGTGTAAATTCTCTCAAGTGCAACGGTCGCTGGGAGATAACGGGCGAGAACGTACGAACGCATCCGAAACGAAGTGCTGCTGCTCTAATTTAATTTGCCGTCAAAATACCCGTACCTAGTCGAACGACGAAAACATGAACTCCAAGGTTGGTAGTTGATATGCGCACAGTTGATAGTTGGCTTTCGGTTCGAGCTGTCTAGTAGAAGCAGTAGCAGCTGCAGTGACCTATTTCTAGTTGGATGCTAATGATTTCATTTCTCTTCAATCTTCTGCTGAAGCCACCGTCCGCCGCGAATGGGGCAGCAGCCGGACAGCCATTCATTCCCTACAATATCGACTGGATTTTCCCGCAGCTGCAAAAACCCTCGCGGCTATGGCGGATCGCCAGTACCGGAGTTATCGGACTGGttggatttttttccaaaattgtgATTGGTAAGTAAACCTACATTCGGTCAAGGTCGCTCGAGGGGGGGTACAATTATATAAGTCGCAACCGACCGCGATGCGAGATCTGCAATCAGTGCCAGTGTTTACCAGGCTACTCTACCTACGTATGCAAAACTTGTTTTCAGTGGTTTGCTATTTTTCTCTGCATGTGAAAAGGCTTAGTAGAGTGGCAGTGGATAGTGTTACCACCAGCGGTGGAAGGTGAAATTTAGCGTAATTCCAAGCTGCAAATGAAATCCGAGCTTGGCcgacattgaaaattttttctaccTTCCTTTTCTCGTTTGCCTCACGCTTTTGGCGGTTTATGCTGTTGATTCGCGCATGGCCAACCTGATTGGGAGTGCGTTTAGCAGTCCAACTCACCAGTTCCAGAATTTGGTGCCtcagatttcattgaaattttgtaagtttggtgacatttatgacattcacgATGAACAGCTTTCTTGTTTGAAATTGGTAATAAACTGGTCGTATGGTGATATTTGTTTGGCTGCATGTTCTAAAAATACGCCAATTACTCTAGAAAAATTTTATACTGAAAAAACATGAATCCAAAAATTTGGATACATTCTTctcaataaaaaatttctttATTATTCTGAAATTGATGTTTGGAAAACGGTCTATTAAGTGCAAAATTgacacttttacaagaaaactatTCTTCTAACAGCAACTTCTTCGAGTCCTATCAGAAAAAAGGGATGGAAGTTTTACCATTTTCATATCAGCGCGTGTCCAGTAATAAAGTTCTCAAGGTATTTTGATAGTACATATACCAAAGTCACTTTTTACACTATTCATTTACCCGTTTTTTCGCGGGCCTTTTTTTACGAAGTTTTCGGAGTTTACACGAATTTTCCGGAATAGAATCATTCATTCAGAATGTCGACTCTTGCAGAGTATTCACCGATTTTACCTGACCCTTTTATTTTTCACCTGATTTTCATCTTAATTCGAAGAACTAGCTAAGGGTTGGTTGTCATAAAGTTGCCTAGATCTTGTTAGACTTTCGTAGCTCTCTTGCATCTCGATTGACTTTTTCTACTGGTCTTTACATGTGAATTACGAATATATGTGCTAAAATATCGATGAATTATTTACCAATTACCACCATCCTATTATTGGATGTGCAGACCACAACAGAAACTAAATACCGCACTAAACCCACCGCAATCCATAAGTGGCGCGATGTACCTCGGCATGAAGAAACGCAACAAAGAAACGTTGAACGAAGCGAGGCGTCAAACCATCATAGCAGCCTTGGTCATTTCACGGCCATCCGTAATCGGTATGTgacgcaaataaaaaaaataattcaataggCGTTCACAACATCTTCTTCTGCTTCTTCTAAGTGCATTCGGACGCGGTGCACGCGAAAGAAGAGCGCTGCCTGTGACAGGTCATGCGCTTTGTGTACACAATTTCCTATCACAAAACAGTTGAGCGCACTGCTTATTCGCGCGCGTTGATGTGGATATTTTTTGTCGTCTAACAAGTTTATTGTTTATGTGACGCGTCATCGCTTTACGTCAAGCTAGTAACGAAACTGAGTGCGCTGTTAGTACCCGTTGTAATAAACAAGGAAGTAATTTGAGTGTTTAAAAAAAGCATTAAGTAGAGTAAGATTTAATCTGGTATTAAATTTAATATCGTGCACCATGGGTTCAAGGTCTGTTAGTGCTATCCTATTGATTGATTTGCAACGCTTTCCTTTTTTTGCAGTATGGCTCAACAAGACACGAGTTCACAACATCGAGGTGTTGGAAAATGCGCTGGAATCACGCCCGAAAGGAATCCCTCTGCTGACGGTGTCTAACCATCACTCCTGCTTCGACGATCCCGGGATGTGGGGTGAGTTTGACGAACTCTCAAAGCTTGATTTATGTGTGCTATAATCCCCGTATACTTCTTATTGTTGTGCCTTCCCATTCTATGTGCCGAAAAAAAAGGACTACTAAAGCTTCGTAAATCTGTTCTAAATTTGTGTAGAGTAGCCAGTTGAAAGGgtttgattttttctgctttccATTTTAGGTTTGCTGAAGCTGCGCAATGTTTGCAACAAAAACGTTATCCGGTGGTCGATGGCAGCTCATGATATTTGTTTCACCAACAAATATCATTCACTTTTCTTCATGTACGGCAAATGCATTCCGGTTGTGCGAGGCGCCGGAGTGTATCAGCCTGCCATTGATTTGTGCATAGAGAAGTTGA encodes:
- the LOC129722540 gene encoding tafazzin isoform X4 yields the protein MNSKPPSAANGAAAGQPFIPYNIDWIFPQLQKPSRLWRIASTGVIGLVGFFSKIVIVWLNKTRVHNIEVLENALESRPKGIPLLTVSNHHSCFDDPGMWGLLKLRNVCNKNVIRWSMAAHDICFTNKYHSLFFMYGKCIPVVRGAGVYQPAIDLCIEKLKLGHWVHVFPEGKVNMTKEELRFKWGVGRIIYEAPVLPIIIPIWHIGMDTVLPNEPPYYLRLGKKLTYNFGKPIDLNRLLDKLKASPVSEEEARKIITDRIQEEMMVLKQETERLHSDHLKS
- the LOC129722540 gene encoding tafazzin isoform X1; protein product: MLMISFLFNLLLKPPSAANGAAAGQPFIPYNIDWIFPQLQKPSRLWRIASTGVIGLVGFFSKIVIVWLNKTRVHNIEVLENALESRPKGIPLLTVSNHHSCFDDPGMWGLLKLRLLKLRNVCNKNVIRWSMAAHDICFTNKYHSLFFMYGKCIPVVRGAGVYQPAIDLCIEKLKLGHWVHVFPEGKVNMTKEELRFKWGVGRIIYEAPVLPIIIPIWHIGMDTVLPNEPPYYLRLGKKLTYNFGKPIDLNRLLDKLKASPVSEEEARKIITDRIQEEMMVLKQETERLHSDHLKS
- the LOC129722540 gene encoding tafazzin isoform X3 → MNSKPPSAANGAAAGQPFIPYNIDWIFPQLQKPSRLWRIASTGVIGLVGFFSKIVIVWLNKTRVHNIEVLENALESRPKGIPLLTVSNHHSCFDDPGMWGLLKLRLLKLRNVCNKNVIRWSMAAHDICFTNKYHSLFFMYGKCIPVVRGAGVYQPAIDLCIEKLKLGHWVHVFPEGKVNMTKEELRFKWGVGRIIYEAPVLPIIIPIWHIGMDTVLPNEPPYYLRLGKKLTYNFGKPIDLNRLLDKLKASPVSEEEARKIITDRIQEEMMVLKQETERLHSDHLKS
- the LOC129722540 gene encoding tafazzin isoform X2 is translated as MLMISFLFNLLLKPPSAANGAAAGQPFIPYNIDWIFPQLQKPSRLWRIASTGVIGLVGFFSKIVIVWLNKTRVHNIEVLENALESRPKGIPLLTVSNHHSCFDDPGMWGLLKLRNVCNKNVIRWSMAAHDICFTNKYHSLFFMYGKCIPVVRGAGVYQPAIDLCIEKLKLGHWVHVFPEGKVNMTKEELRFKWGVGRIIYEAPVLPIIIPIWHIGMDTVLPNEPPYYLRLGKKLTYNFGKPIDLNRLLDKLKASPVSEEEARKIITDRIQEEMMVLKQETERLHSDHLKS